A genomic window from Acinetobacter chinensis includes:
- a CDS encoding BapA/Bap/LapF family large adhesin has protein sequence MTGTGEPGATILVKDKDGNTIGSAVVDASGNYSAPLDTPLTNGEKVDVTATDAAGNESTPVEATAPDTTAPDAPTATVTPDGTAVTGTGEPGATILVKDKDGNTIGSAVVDASGNYSAPLDTPLTNGEKVDVTATDTAGNESTPVEATAPDSTAPDAPTATVTPDGTAVTGTGEPGATILVKDKDGNTIGSAVVDASGNYSAPLDTPLVDGEKVDVTATDAAGNESTPVEATAPDLFAPDAPTATVDQTAGDKVTGATEPGSTVTVYAADGVTVLGSATADASGNYTVNLATPLLNGEDVKVTAKDPGGESAPANAKASDQTPPDAPTAAIDQTLGNKVTGTGEPGATVLVKDQGGNTVGSAVVDASGNYTADLTKPFTDGESLAVTQTDSAGNESVPTNVTAPNVPMDAQDNSDTVNIEYDYPVTEKFLDNAITYSWLLGAFGIVLGTTKGSTEFTVGQGVTADVQLQIKSGSWASFLDQVSIVLSKYNPSTGQWDKIADNSSTGIFDFIGVFGEVAKVNLDDLSAGRYKIDMSSFNMLTLPGYVETDIAITEHHTSQTPIITTVGEATGNVITDVDPSTGKDNLAAGSVVTKVNGDTVSGATVITGLYGKLTINADGSYTYKPDANLANIGKSDVFSYTVTDPVTGKEDTADLTIDIGTTSGATVASLKMASAVADFDSVDADAGNTVTSTENDDQITLGNGTDTVIYNLLDAADATGGNGHDTVSEFTVAGASEQHSIVDIKGLLSDQTGVNAGNIGNYVKVAYNGTDTVISIDRDGTGANYSSADLLTLKNTNTTLAELLQNNQLLF, from the coding sequence GTGACCGGCACAGGTGAACCTGGCGCAACCATTCTTGTGAAAGACAAGGACGGCAACACCATCGGTTCAGCCGTGGTTGATGCAAGCGGCAACTACAGTGCACCGCTGGATACCCCGTTGACCAACGGTGAGAAAGTGGATGTGACTGCAACCGATGCAGCGGGCAATGAATCAACTCCGGTTGAGGCAACAGCTCCTGACACCACCGCACCTGATGCACCGACAGCCACAGTGACACCGGACGGCACAGCAGTGACCGGCACAGGTGAGCCTGGCGCAACCATTCTTGTGAAAGACAAGGACGGCAACACCATCGGTTCAGCCGTGGTTGATGCGAGCGGCAACTACAGTGCACCGCTAGATACTCCGTTGACCAACGGTGAGAAAGTGGATGTGACTGCAACGGATACAGCGGGCAATGAATCAACTCCGGTTGAAGCAACAGCTCCTGACAGCACCGCACCTGATGCACCGACAGCCACAGTGACACCGGACGGCACAGCAGTGACGGGTACGGGCGAACCTGGCGCAACCATTCTTGTGAAAGACAAGGACGGCAACACCATCGGTTCAGCCGTGGTTGATGCAAGCGGCAACTACAGTGCACCGCTGGATACACCTCTTGTAGATGGTGAGAAAGTGGATGTGACTGCAACCGATGCAGCGGGCAACGAATCAACTCCGGTTGAGGCAACAGCTCCTGACCTGTTTGCACCTGATGCACCGACAGCGACTGTTGATCAGACGGCTGGTGACAAAGTAACAGGTGCAACTGAGCCTGGCTCCACAGTGACTGTTTACGCAGCTGATGGCGTTACTGTACTTGGTTCTGCAACAGCAGATGCAAGCGGTAACTACACAGTGAATCTGGCTACTCCGCTGTTGAATGGCGAAGATGTGAAGGTGACGGCGAAAGATCCAGGTGGCGAATCTGCTCCTGCAAATGCTAAGGCTTCTGATCAGACTCCACCTGATGCACCGACAGCAGCAATTGATCAGACACTGGGCAATAAAGTGACCGGCACAGGCGAACCTGGTGCGACAGTTCTTGTGAAAGACCAGGGCGGTAACACGGTTGGTTCAGCGGTTGTTGACGCAAGTGGTAACTATACTGCTGATCTGACAAAACCATTTACGGATGGTGAGTCATTAGCAGTTACTCAGACTGACTCAGCAGGTAACGAGTCTGTACCAACAAATGTAACAGCTCCAAATGTTCCAATGGATGCTCAGGACAACTCAGACACAGTGAATATCGAATACGATTATCCAGTGACAGAGAAGTTCCTTGATAATGCCATTACATACAGTTGGTTACTGGGTGCATTTGGTATTGTGCTTGGTACTACTAAAGGCTCAACTGAATTTACAGTTGGTCAGGGTGTAACTGCAGATGTTCAATTGCAGATCAAGTCCGGTTCGTGGGCATCCTTCCTTGATCAGGTAAGTATTGTATTATCCAAATACAATCCATCTACTGGTCAGTGGGATAAGATAGCTGATAACAGTTCAACAGGGATCTTTGACTTCATTGGTGTCTTTGGTGAAGTTGCCAAGGTGAATCTGGATGATTTGTCTGCTGGTCGTTATAAGATCGATATGTCCAGCTTTAACATGCTTACCTTGCCAGGTTATGTTGAAACTGACATTGCGATTACAGAGCATCATACTTCTCAGACACCTATTATCACGACAGTAGGTGAAGCAACTGGTAATGTGATTACTGATGTTGATCCTTCAACAGGTAAAGACAACCTGGCAGCAGGTTCTGTAGTGACCAAAGTGAATGGTGATACAGTTTCAGGTGCAACAGTGATTACTGGACTTTACGGTAAACTGACGATTAATGCAGATGGTAGTTATACGTATAAACCAGATGCAAATCTTGCCAATATAGGTAAGTCTGATGTGTTCTCTTACACTGTAACCGATCCGGTCACAGGCAAAGAAGATACTGCAGATCTGACCATTGATATTGGTACAACTTCAGGAGCAACGGTAGCTTCGCTCAAAATGGCTTCTGCGGTAGCTGATTTTGATTCTGTAGATGCCGATGCTGGAAATACTGTAACTTCTACAGAAAATGATGACCAGATTACTCTTGGTAATGGTACAGATACTGTGATCTACAACTTACTTGATGCAGCAGATGCAACAGGTGGTAATGGTCATGATACTGTCTCTGAATTCACGGTTGCAGGTGCTTCGGAACAGCACAGCATCGTTGATATCA